One Acropora palmata chromosome 2, jaAcrPala1.3, whole genome shotgun sequence genomic window carries:
- the LOC141873146 gene encoding uncharacterized protein LOC141873146 has protein sequence MWLPGVILGFVVIIVLIWFALRQIPESGEIGRRDALNQEDMQQLVNEIEDVAENVHEMNVRAEHAIKQLRNAADYLDKVWKDRRIVSAVGTGANIAGGVLSIAGGMATIMTAGAAVPLLMAGGALGVAGSCSNVGTAAVEECINSSIVQETDEAVRNANRAIEKVQKLFNAIKTGKNQVRLVFMAGMAIRMLDKNHLLVKLLKAVVHPDMWAKTLPSVMTALNTVTGLAVGAMGKVVSAVEGRLLEGTSKQGMTIGVSVGSRTCTSSGTKLGTGTAKNVRTKLTSIDAKRVGKPAGAKATQEVGTKAASKAAAGKVIIGVNAVFLVLDAMELAMTVRDIVENQGSEAARSLRCKADEYEALLDAS, from the exons ATGTGGCTGCCAGGAGTGATCCTTGGTTTTGTGGTAATCATTGTGTTGATATGGTTTGCCTTAAGACAAATCCCTGAAAGCGGAG AAATTGGGAGGCGGGATGCCTTGAACCAAGAGGACATGCAACAGCTAGTCAACGAGATTGAAGATGTGGCTGAAAATGTCCATGAAATGAACGTTCGTGCAGAACATGCCATAAAACAGCTTCGAAATGCCGCTGACTATCTGGACAAGGTTTGGAAAGATCGTAGGATTGTCTCTGCCGTTGGTACTGGTGCAAATATCGCTGGCGGCGTGCTGTCGATCGCAGGAGGAATGGCGACAATTATGACGGCTGGTGCAGCAGTTCCGTTGTTGATGGCAGGGGGGGCATTAGGAGTGGCAGGATCATGCTCAAACGTAGGTACGGCTGCGGTTGAAGAATGTATTAATTCATCCATAGTACAGGAAACAGACGAAGCTGTGCGAAATGCCAATCGAGCAATTGAGAAAGTCCAGAAGCTTTTCAATGCGattaaaactggaaaaaacCAAGTTCGTCTGGTGTTTATGGCTGGCATGGCGATTAGAATGCTGGATAAAAATCATCTACTAGTTAAATTGCTTAAGGCCGTGGTTCACCCTGATATGTGGGCGAAAACTCTTCCCAGTGTCATGACGGCATTAAATACTGTAACAGGATTAGCAGTTGGCGCTATGGGAAAAGTGGTAAGTGCAGTGGAAGGACGACTCCTTGAAGGCACTTCGAAACAGGGAATGACCATCGGTGTAAGCGTCGGGTCGAGGACATGCACTAGCTCGGGGACCAAACTTGGAACAGGGACTGCCAAGAATGTTCGTACAAAGCTCACCTCCATAGATGCAAAAAGAGTTGGAAAGCCTGCCGGGGCTAAAGCAACCCAAGAGGTTGGTACAAAAGCCGCGAGCAAAGCAGCAGCAGGGAAGGTTATCATAGGAGTCAATGCGGTATTCCTCGTTTTGGACGCCATGGAGCTGGCAATGACAGTCCGAGATATAGTGGAGAACCAAGGTTCTGAGGCAGCACGCAGTCTCCGATGCAAAGCAGATGAATATGAAGCGCTCCTGGATGCATCATAA